The following DNA comes from Waddliaceae bacterium.
ATCCTGGAGACGATGGAAAGCTGTATGCCATAAACCCTGAGGCAGGGTTCTTCGGCGTAGCGCCTGGGACGTCGATGGAGTCAAACCCCAATGCCATGAAGTCGTTAACAGAAAACTGTCTCTTCACCAACGTCGCTTTAACCCCTGCTGGTGATGTATGGTGGGAAGGTATGACTGATGTCCCTCCTGATGGGCTTATCGACTGGAGAGGGAATCCGTGGACTCCTGAAAGCGGTACTACTGCAGCACATCCCAATGCACGCTTTACTGCGCCAGCAAGCCAATGTCCTGTCATCGCCGATGAATTCGACGCTCCTGACGGCGTGCCTATTTCAGCGATACTCTTCGGAGGACGTAGACCAGGCACCATCCCTCTCGCTTGCATGGCACGTTCGTGGGAAGAAGGCGTCCTTATGGGTGCCAGCGTCTCGTCGCAGAAAACCGCAGCAGCAGAAGGTACTGTTGGCGAGATACGCCACGACCCCTTTGCCATGAAACCTTTCATTGGATATAATGCAGGCGATTATTTCAGACACTGGCTAGAAGTTGGTAAAGGCCTCGATCCCGAAGGCGCGCCGAAAATATTTTCTGTCAACTGGTTCCGTCAAGATCAAGAAGGGAACTTCATGTGGCCTGGATTCGGCGACAACAGCCGCGTCCTAGAATGGGCTCTCAAAGCTGCTTCTGCTTCTGAAGCTGAAAAGCTCTACGTCGACAGCCCGATAGGGCTTCTACCTGCTCCTGGGTCCATCGACACCAGAGGCATTAACATCGATGCTGGTACAATGGAGAAATTGGCTTCTTTCGATCCAACAAAGTGGGAAGCCGAAATTGCAGGAAATCGCGACTATTTTGAGACGTTTGGCAAAACGCTACCACCAGTGTTTTCCAAGATTCTCGATGCTATGGAAGAAGATCTTCAAGTGTAGAGAAAAAGCCTTCTTGACCATAAAGTATTTACTATGATATGGTTGTTGCTTTCGTAACAACTATAACAACATAAGGATACTATTATGACCGTAGAGCAAACCCTTTCTATCGTAAAGCCCAATGCCATCAATAAAAATAAGATTGGTGAGGTACTCTCATACTTCGAGAGTGGCGACCTTAAGATCATCGCTGCAAAGATGCTTCATCTTACCAAGGAGCAGGCCGAAGGCTTCTATGCCGTCCATAAAGAAAGACCTTTCTTCGCCGACCTTGTAGAGTTTATGACATCGGGTCCTGTTCTAATTCAAGTTCTGGAAGGCGACAATGCTGTAAACAGAAACAGGGAAATTATGGGTGCCACTAACCCTGCCGATGCTGCAGAGGGAACGATACGTATTGCTTTCGGTGACGACATCCAGAACAATGCCGTTCATGGTTCCGACAGCGTCGAGAACGCCAAGATCGAGATAGACTTTTTCTTTTCTGCCAACGAGATATTCTCACGATAATTGATAGCGTATAGCTTTTAGTAGCGTATAGCGTATAGATAATTTCTATACGCTATACGTTTTTTTTATTCTTCTTCATCGAGGATTCCGAGGATGTCTTTCATCTCTTCTTCATCATAATCGTAATCGTCGAACTTCACACCTTTCTTATAGAGTTCGCGGCGCGACTGTGTTAACGCTTTAATATCTTCTTCGTTGCTAATGATATGTGGACGTATGAATATCATTATATTGCGTTTATCTTTGGAGTGCGTCTCACTTTTGAAAAGAGTTCCTATTATTGGTATCGACCCCAGGATAGGAACTTTCCTTTTCGTCGTCCTGTCTTTTTCTTTTATCATACCACTCAAGACGAGGAAGTTTTTATCGGGGATATGTACGCGTGTCTTCGTCGTGCTTGTTTGTGTCTGTGGGCCTATTTCTGTTGTGCTGGTAACGTCGCTGATGCTCTGCTCAATATCTAGTGTTACGACATCGACTCTGTTGCCAAGGCGTGGTGTCACCTTCAGCGAGGTGCCGAACATCCCTGTCTCGTAAGTTGCCTCGACGTTACCTCCCGTCTGTGTTACTGCGCTTGTGCGGTAACGTATGGTATCTCCGACGAAGAATTCTGCTGTATTCCCCTCTTCCGAGACAATCTGTGGGTTTAATATTATCTCGGTATTGCTATCGGTGCTAAGGGCTTTAACGAGGGCGCCTATAGAGGTGAAGATCTCGTCGTTGTGGTTAAGGACCCTTCCTATAACCCCCATGCTGAATCCACTGGTGAGGGGCACCTCGTCGGCGTCGAGGGCTGCGTCTTTCGTCAATGTCTGTAACGCCTCTCCTAGTTCGGAGTCATCTGACAAGAACCCTCCTACGCCATCGAGGAGGATGTTGTCACGCTTCATCTGTGCGCCCCATTCTACGCCGAAAGTCAGAGAATCTGCTATCGTCGTCTCTACGACGAGCATCTCGACAAAAACCTGTTTTATTGGGATATCCATATTAGATACGAGGACGCGGATTTTTTTAAGGACTTCTTTTGTCCCTGTTATTAGTACGGAGTTTGAGGCGCTGAGGTACCGCACATTTTCAAGGGCGATACTAAGTCCTGGTATAGCATTCCCTGCGGCGATACCTTCGGAGATGCCTACCAACGAAGAAACTATCTCTCCGCCATCTTGGTGTTCTAGCTTATATATGAAGAAGTCTG
Coding sequences within:
- the ndk gene encoding nucleoside-diphosphate kinase, whose protein sequence is MTVEQTLSIVKPNAINKNKIGEVLSYFESGDLKIIAAKMLHLTKEQAEGFYAVHKERPFFADLVEFMTSGPVLIQVLEGDNAVNRNREIMGATNPADAAEGTIRIAFGDDIQNNAVHGSDSVENAKIEIDFFFSANEIFSR
- a CDS encoding phosphoenolpyruvate carboxykinase (GTP) translates to PGDDGKLYAINPEAGFFGVAPGTSMESNPNAMKSLTENCLFTNVALTPAGDVWWEGMTDVPPDGLIDWRGNPWTPESGTTAAHPNARFTAPASQCPVIADEFDAPDGVPISAILFGGRRPGTIPLACMARSWEEGVLMGASVSSQKTAAAEGTVGEIRHDPFAMKPFIGYNAGDYFRHWLEVGKGLDPEGAPKIFSVNWFRQDQEGNFMWPGFGDNSRVLEWALKAASASEAEKLYVDSPIGLLPAPGSIDTRGINIDAGTMEKLASFDPTKWEAEIAGNRDYFETFGKTLPPVFSKILDAMEEDLQV